In the Candidatus Dadabacteria bacterium genome, TCAATTCTGCTACCAGAATATCTGATTTCTGAAGATAACAAGCTTTCTTCATTTATACATAATTATGTCTGGAGCCGCCGTTATGCCAAGGGATGGCCGTGGGTTGATGAGATTGTCAGACCTACTTGGACTCCCGCTCAGATTGGTCAGTTTCTGGGCTTTTTGCCCTTTACCAGCGAGACTTGGGAACGTGCCGCAAAATTGCTCGGCAACAAACAAGGGGAATATTGGTCAAAAACCGAGCTTAATCCCCGCAAGGACAGCAAACTCGACATAGCCGTCGAAAAGCTAGTAGAATACAAAAGGCCAAAAGCCGCCATAAGTTGCTTGGGTCGGATGTTTCATGACAATCGCTCAATCGATCCGTCTCTGTGCATCCGTGCTCTGCTTTCTGCGTTGTCATCAGCGGAAGAGTCCTACTTTGCGGAAGAACGTTACATTCTTGACTTAATCAAGTTTCTTCAGGGGAATTCAGAGGTGTCTTTTCGTGATCTTTTCAGGGTCGAATGGGGATATCTTCCATTGCTGGACCGTTCTCATGATGCCGAGCCAAAATTTCTTGGAAAAAAGCTTGCCGACGATCCAGAGTTTTTCTGTGAAGTGATTCGATTGCTTTACCGTTCAGACAGAGCCGATGCGGAACTGGATAAACCATCAAAAGAATCAGAAATGCTCGCAAACAACGCCTGGCGGTTACTCCACGAATGGAGGACACTTCCGGGAACAACAGATGACGCCGATTTTGACGAAGAAAGATTCACGACCTGGTTTCAGCGCGTTAGGGAAATTTCCGCCGAATCCGGCCATCTGGAAGTTGCGCTTACGCGTGCGGGTGGAGTGCTAATTCACAGCCCCGAAGATAGCGATGGCCTGTGGATCAACCGGACCGTAGCGGAAATGCTGAACGCTCCTGGCGCGGAAATTATACGCGAAGGGTACGAGATTGCTTGGTTTAACTCGCGCGGGGCCTACTGGGTCGACCCTACTGGGAATCAAGAGAGGAAACTTGCCGACAAATTCAGACAAAAAGCTGACGATGTTGAAGATGCGGGATTTAGACGTCTTGCCGTCAATCTTAGAAGATTGGCCGATCGTTATGACCAACAGCCAGTCGAAATACCATGAGGGGGAAAGGCCACGGATCCTTAAATATCCCGACCCTCAAAGCGTTACTCCAGAAGGATTGCAGCGCACTGAAAAATAGAAACACGGTTGCTTTGAACCTCGCGCTGCCGGAGTTGTCAAATGCGATACGAAAAAAAACGGGAATTTTTCTGTGTGAAGAGAAGTCTTTGTATCTTCGAAAACCATGAAGATCTGAGGATTCTTCATCCATTTTTTGTAGAAGGCTTTGAGGATTTTTTGTGTAAGCCTGTAGTATAACTGTACCCCGTGTTCCAGATTTAGGGACATCTTAAGTGGTTGCATCTCATATGACTATACCGAAATCTTTAATCATCTCTATGAAATTGACACAGGGAATTCCTTCTTCGCTGCAGACCAGCGGAATTTTGTAATTCCTCTTTTCTCTGGGCTTCTGGTCCTGCTGTCCTTCGAGGGTCACAACGGTTTTATTCTCTATTTTTGCGTACGCGATCAACGTAAGATCCTCCTGATCCACTCCTTTGGACTGATCCGTTATCTGGTATTTTGCTTCCAGTTGCAACGAAAGTCTCTTTGTCTCATTATCAATGGGAGTCTTAATAAAATGGTTTTTCCCGAGCCAGATACTCAAAGGGTCTTTTTCCCGGTTTCGCCTGTCTTTCGGGACAACCTGATCGTAGATGGGCTTGATCAGGATAATGTCGTTTTGATGCCGGGCTATTTTTTCCCATAGCGACGGGAAAACAGCCAAGGGATAAATTCTGTTCCAGCACTCTATGAAGATGTTAGCATCCGTGCAGTATCTTCCGCTCACAGGTTCTTCTCCAGTTGAAGGGCGTCTGATGCTCTTTTCAGGCCGAACAGCCTGCATAGTTTGTGAAGTCCGATTTCATTGTTATGGTAAACTTGAAACAGTGCTCTGGTGTAAATATGGCCGTATTGGTCAAGCACTTCGTCAGCCCGGTTTCTGCCAAGAGGGATGTCTCTTTCTTTGAGTTCCTTTTTCCGCTGTTCGTAGAATTTCTGCAGTTCCGATTCAAGATATTGATAGGTGTCGGAATCGATTATTTCTAGTTGCTTCATCCGAACGAGGCAGGCGTAGCGGCTTACCTTGAAAGATCCGGCTATCTTTCCGATATTTTTAAGATCGTTTGCGCGGAGCTTCCGGGCGGCAGCCCGAAACTCCTCCGAGGGCATCAGCACGTTGGCGGCCAGTTCGTCGCACCAGGTTTCCGCGTCCCGGTCGCTGTCTCTCCAGTGAGCAATCTCGCTTTTCTTTCTCAGCAGGTGACCTAGTTCATGGAACAGGGAGAAGGTACGTGCTTTTTTTGCATCGGAATTGTTGATAATGATGATCGGCAGGGTCGAATGATATATGGCGAGACCGCGGAACTGCTCCTCGCCGACATGAGACCAGCCTTTGTACTTGCTCGTGGTGAAAATGAAGATGTTTTTTTCTTCCAGTTTCTCTTTCCATTCTCGGAAATCGAGGCTCTCTCCCGCACATCCCAGCCAGCCTCGCACGCGTGCCGCGGCGTCGGACGCGGAAGTCCCGGATTCCGACACGGGCGGGTCAAACGGCTCGACCGGTTCGGCCATATCTTTCCGCAGTTCAATAATCAGGTCGCGGAGCCTCTCCACCATGGCGGTTACGCGGCGTATATCTGAATTGTCGAAAAAATCCTCGTACTTGTCCCTGAACTTGCGGAAAGAGAAATTTCTGCTGAACCGGTACTGCTCCGGCAGGGACTCGGAAACGAACACCCACCGAGGCACTTTGTAGAGGTTGGCCAGAGTGTCCAGCTGATTGAATGTGGGCTTGAGAGTTCCCCGCTCCATGGAGTCGATTTTCCCAACTCTTTTTTCCACATCGGAAACGCTGAGACCGATCTGTTCACGGCATTTACGAAGGACTTGGGGATTAATGTTTTCTACTTTTGCCGCCATGAATTAGCACCTCCGGTCGCGAAGACTTCAAATCGCCCTTAGCAACCGCACTTGCGTCCGCCAGAATCCTCTCCCGCTCCGATTCAAGCAACGAGATTCCGCACCTTGAAGGCTCGGTTTCTTCTTCATCGCCCTGCACGGGCCGATGCGACTTGACCTCTGGTCGCTCAAGCGCAACGGTATCCTCCCATAACGAGGCTGGACTCTAAAAAAATAACACACTGGCTAGGGAAATTGAAGCGGTCTCACGCCACCGCGGGCGGGGTGTTTTGCGTCAATCAAGAATGCTTTGCTCCGATCTCAAGCTGCAAGAAAACCTCGATTCAGTCCGCATTTTGAAGCTGATCAGGATTACTAAGAAAACCCTCTGAACATTTCTGATACCAAAAGAGCATTGGATTCTGAAATAGTTGAGGGCTGTTTCAATCGGAGTACGCGTTCAGATGCCAGGGAACGGCCCTGATGCCAGGCAGCAAGGCCCGCGGTTCGTTGATGTTGCAGGCCAGCGCGCCGTGCGCGTTCGCACCGGCCAGTTTCAGCCACTGCTTGAGGTTTTTTCCATGTTCCGCCCGAGGTGTCGCCGTCGCCTTGACTTCCAGCGCGTACAGTCTGCCGTCGCGCTCGATGATCAGGTCAACTTCCTTGCCGCCGCTTGATTGCCAGTAATAGATTTGGGGTTCCTCCCCGTGCTGGCGAAAAAACTTCAGCCACTCCGCCGCCACGGCGGTCTCCGCCAATGCTCCCAGGGAAGGACCTTGCAGAATGGAGCTTTGCGAGTGCAGGCCCAGCATGAAGGCGGCAAGCCCGGGATCGAGCAGATACAGCTTGGGACTTTTCCTCAGCCGTTTGCCGAAGTTCTTGTGATAAGGCGGCAGCAGACAGATCAGCTGACTGGTCTTAAGCACGGATAGCCAGCGCTTTACCGTAGGTCCGGCGATGCCGATTTCGCTCCCGAGCTCCGCCATGTTCAGAAGTTGTCCGGTACGGGCGGCGACCAGCATCAGGAACTTGTAGAAAGTTTCCAGATTGTTTACCTGAGTCAAATCCCGGACGTCGCGTTGGATATAAGTTTGCAGGTAACCGGAAAACCACAACTGCCGGTCCACCTGCTTGTTCAGGCAAGGTTCGGGGAAGCCGCCGCGCAACAGCCAATCCTCAAAGCCGGGACCGGTGACTTGCCTGCTGTCGTTCCCAAAAGATTCCGTGTCTTCCGTACCAACAGGGTCGGGGATTCCGCCTGCCTTGGCGGGAATGCGCCTTTCAGCGGATCCAAACATCCATTCAAGCATATCTTCGGGGGATATCTGCGGTTGCTGCGACAGTTCTCTTATGGACAAGGGGTCAAGATTCAATACAGCTACGCGGCCGGCCAACGTCTGGCTCACTCCCTGCATCAGCGAGAAGCTTTGAGAACCTGCAAGCAGCCACTGTCCGGGTTCGCGCCGCGCGTCTATCAGTTCCTTTATGTAATGCAGCAGTTCCGGCGCGTATTGAATTTCATCCAGAATCAGCGGTCCCGGAGTCTGCGCGAAAAACCCGACAGGGTCCGCCAATGCCCTGTTGCGTATATCGGGGCGTTCAAGCGACACGTAATCATGCGATGCGCCGAACTCGGTACGCAACAAGGTAGTCTTGCCGGTCTGTCTGGCGCCGGTGACCAGCACCGCCGGAAAAGAAACCATGGCCTTGCGGATTGTATTGGTCAGATAGCGCTGGATATAGCCCATGTTTTGCAAATATAACACAGAATAGCAGATTTGCAAAAAAGAATGCGGCTTCAATATGTTTGACTGACGTCTCCAGTTGGATCATAATGAACAGGTAAGCGTTTCAGTTTCTGCCCGAATCACTGTGATATCCATGTGCGACGAAAAAGATCATTTCGAGTCATCTCCCCACATTGCGGAGCTTAAGCGTCTGCTGATGTCGATTGACCGCCCGGGCAGTTACTGCGCTTCCGGGAAGATGTTGGCTCCCCTGCCCGTTCTCAGTGTTTCCGGTATGGACGCTCTTTCCTTCCCGGTTCCCGAAAGCCAGGTGAAAACCCTGATAGAGTGTTCGCGCCGCTCCCCTTTCGGAAAGGGTACGGAGACCCTGGTCGATCAGGATGTGCGCGACAGTTGGGAGATACATCCTTCCGAATTCAGTCTTGAGGGGACGGGGTGGAACGAGGCCTTCGCCGCGATAGTGGGAGCGACCGCCGACGGTCTCGGCTGTCCGAGGGAAAGGCTCCGTGCGGACATCTACAAGCTTCTCTTATACGAGCAGGGAGGTTTTTTCCTTCCGCACCGCGACACCGAGAAAACCGACGGCATGGTTGCGACGCTTGTGGTCGCCCTGCCCGTGAGGGGTTCGGGGGGAGAGATCGTCGTGCGCCACAAGGGACGCGAGACCGTGATCGACATGCGGGGCGGCGAGCCGTCGGAAATCGCCTGGGCGGCGTTCTACGCCGACTGCGAACATGAAATCCGGCCGGTTCTGGACGGAAACAGGATAGTTCTGGTCTACAGCCTCGTTCTCTCAAACGGGGCGGGAGAGCTTGCGACGCCCGATTTCGGGGCGGAGACTCGACGGGTCGCGGAGGAGCTTTCCGCGTGGAGAAGCGAGTGCCTGGCCGACGACAAGATCGTCTGGCTGCTTGATCATGACTACAGCGAGGCGGGGCTTTCCTTTGACTCGCTTAAAAATATCGACGCCTCGGTTGCCCGCGTCCTCACGGAAGCTTCCAAAGCCGCCGGGTACTCTCTTTACGCCGCGATTGTCAGGATACAGGAATCGGGCGAGGCGCTTTACGACGGGGAATATGGCTATGAATACGGCGATCTCCCGGAGTCATACGAGATGGGGGAGATATTTGAGTGCGTCTGCGTTCTTGAATATCTCGTTGCTCCTGACGGAAAGGCGGCGAATTTCGAAAGACTCTATTTCTCCAAGGAAGAAGTGCTGCAGACCGAAGAGCTTGAAGACCTTTACCCTCAAGATGAAAGTATAGAGGAGTGGACCGGCAATGCCGGTGCGACAGTTGAACGCACGTACCATCTTGCCGCTCTTGTTCTCTGGCCCAGGGAAAATTCCCTTGAGCTTATAGCGTCGGACGATATTTGCGGGGCTGTGGGTTATGTCGAGACGCTGATTGAGAGCGGAGATCCGGAGGCGCGGGCGTTCGCGTCGCGGATTCACGAGATATGGCGCGACGGGAGACGCTATCATCCGGACACGATGGGCAAAGCCCTCGGCGCCGCGCTGCGCATTCTGGTCGGACTGGAAGACGCGTCGTCTGCCGGACTTCTCCTCAGTTCCTCGATTGCGTACTGCAGGAGCGAGGAAAGAGCTGATATAAGGGCGGCTCTGTTGCTTGCCGGACCGGATTTTGCCCGCGATTTCCTCCCGGATCTTATTCGCGGAAACCTCGTTAGCCGTCCCGAAGATGTTTTCAATCTTGTGGCGGAGTTCTGCCGGGAACTCGGCCGCGACGCGGGATGGAGCGAGGTCCTCACCGACAGCCTGTGCGGTTCGATTCTGCCTGGGCTTTCCGACTCTCTCGCCAAAAAGGAGGAATCTGTTTCTTCGTGGAGCTGGGGGCTCGGCCGCGACGCAGAAGTTTCCCCTGAAGCGGCAGGAAATCTTCTCGCGGCGTTTCTTTGTCTGGACTTGTCGGAAGAGTCGGGGCAGGCTGTGTCCGTTCTTCTTGATCATCCCGTATGCGCAAGTCCCGATCGGGTTATTCCGCGCGCCCTGGAGTTTCTCCTTGAGTTTAAGCGGACGGGAAGTTTCAAAACCCTGTGGAAGCGTGTGGCGGAATTCCTGCTTGAGCGAAGCGCCGCACCGCCGGAACCTCCCAGGGACTGGAAAATCGCCTCCGTTGCGGGGTGTGGATGCGGGGACTGCGATGTTCTTCGGAAGTTCTGCGAAGACCCCTCCGCAATGAAACATCGCTTCAAAGTGAACAAGTCGACACGGGGTCACATAAGAAGCGTAATCAGCAGGCACGATCTTGATATCACCTGTTGTACCGAGAGGAAGGGCAGGCCTTACACGCTGGTGTGCAGCAAGACCCGTTCAGCCCACGAAAGAAGTCTCGAGCGTTATGAAGGAGACATAACTGAAATGAAAAGGCTTGTCTCCATGGTGCCGGAGCTTGAAACTCAGACCTTGGAGCATCTCAATGACGCGGTGGCGCGACACGGCTGACTTTGATAAGCCTAAATGGTGTTTTCGTCCACCGTGATGGGACCTGGCCTGGAAATCGGGAAAAGCTCAAACCCAATCGAGGCGGGTCGGCGGTCGTTTGACTGCATCACTTGAATTTTGAGTTCGAGTATAAGTAGAATACATAATGACTAAAGGTTCCTCCCTAATGACAAGAACCCAAGGGGTTCTCTCCGGTGACGGGATAGTTGGGGAGGTCAGCTTTCCTGCTTTCTAACAGTAACAGGTTTTTTCTAGAGATATAGTCATTAGGGCACCTCCAGGAATTGCTTTTCCTCTCATTTTTATTATATTATATACTTGATTGGTAAAGAAATCGAAAGAGAGCTGATCTGATTATTAGCAAGAGTTGGTTAAGGTTTTCGGTTTCGACGCTCATGAATGGACATAAATTTTTTGAACTCGGATCTGAAGAAACTATGCGAAGATCCAAAACATGCTAGCAGGAAACTTGGGAACGCGTCGGCCAAAAAATTAAAAACCCGATTAAGAATTCTGGAAGTAGCTGCCAAACTCGGAGAAATCCCTGTTGGTCGCCCGCATCCCTTGAAGGGAAAACGGACCGGGCAATTCGCCGTGGACTTGGCTGGCGGACACCGCTTGGTGTTTGAACCGTTCGATGATCCTGTGCCGCTTAACGAAGACGGGAGCGTGAAATGGAGAGAACTTGAGTCAATACGCATTGTGTTTATTGGAGACTATCATGACTGAGAAGCTTGATCGGTTTGAACCGAAATGGATGTCGCCGCCCGGAGATACGATCCTGGATGCCCTTGCGGAAAAGAACTGGACGCAGTCAGAATTCGCACGTAGGGCGGGCTATACGGCAAAACACGTGAGTCAGCTTATAAAGGGTAAGGCCGCAATCACGGAAGATACTGCGCTTCGACTGGAACGGATTCTGGGGGGCAGCGCGAGATTCTGGCTGGCGCTGGATGCGAGACATCGCGAGGAGGTGGCGCGGGCGGAAGAAATCAAGCGACTGGAGAGTCAGGTCGAGTGGCTGAAAGAACTTCCCCTCACACAGATGGTCAAGTTCGGCTGGATAGAAAAATGCGCCAAAAAGACTGATCAGGTTTCAGAGTGCCTTAAATACTTCGGCGTTGCTTCCGTGTCTGTGTGGAGAAAAGAATATCCTGCGCCGCAAGAGCTGGCCGCTTTTAAGTCTTCAGAGAAATTCGAGAAGAAAAACGGCGCCGTGGCGGCCTGGCTGCGCAGGGGTGAACAGATAGCCGAACAACGTTCGTTCGGTAAGTACGACAGGAAGGGTTTTATCAAGAAGCTTCTCGGCATCCGAAAACTTACGAACGAAACCGACCCGGACATATTCGTTCCCGAACTGATTAACGAATGCGCCGAAGTTGGCGTTGCTGTTGTATTTGAACTGGCGCCCGTCGGCTGTCCGGCCACCGGCGCGACGCGATGGCTGGCTCCGGACAAAGCTCTGATAATGCTAAGCCTGCGGCATAAAACCAACGATCACTTGTGGTTTGCTTTCTTCCATGAGGCAGCACACATACTTCTTCACGGGAAGAAGATGCTGTTTCTTGAGATTGAAGGTGACGGAAACAGTCGCGAGCGGGAAGCTGACGAGTTTGCGAGCAACTTCCTGATTCCGAGACAAAAAGCCGATGCTCTTCGTTTTCTTGCGCATACCAAAACGGCAGTAAGAAGGTTTGCTGAGGAGATTGGCGTGGCGCCTGGGATTGTCGTCGGCAGAATGCAGTATGAAGGGTATTTACCCATGAGTTATCTGAACGGACTGAAAGTGCGCTACGAGTGGGGAACTGGGCGGAGTTAGATAACCCATATCACATCTGAGCCTGCGGCTTCCCAGATGATCGAGGAAAGCCTGAGAAAAAGCCGAAAACCTAAGTTCGCGAAAAATTACGAGCACTCCCGGGCTCCCAGCGGGGCGACCTGGATTATGGGAAAGAAGCCGGTTCAGTTCTTTTAAATGTCGGGGACGCTTAACCATCATGCGGGGTTATATCGTCAAAATTGGAAGTCTGCCGTCCAGTTTTTATGGTTATTGGAAGATCGCGGAAGAAAAAAAGACTGCTCTTTGGACATAGACAAAATAGTTTCATGTCAATGTTTCTCTTCGCATCTGGTTGTTTTTCTCTTGAGAGGGCCTGACAATTCAGTTATTCTAAACTCATAAATAATGGAGTTTCAATACTCGATATGTCGGATAATGAGTTTCCAAGAGAAATAGCCGCGTCAGTCAGGCGCATGGCGGGGCACTTTCCTGCCGTTGTCGTTACGGGCGCTCGCCAGACGGGCAAGACAACGCTGCTGACGAAACTGTTCGGGGACTATAACTACGTAAGTCTCGACCTTCCGGCGGAAGCGCAGTTGGCAGAAGAGGATCCTCAGTCGTTTCTGTCGCGTCATCCCGCGCCGCTGCTCGTGGATGAGGTTCAGTACGCCCCCAAGCTGTTTCGCTACCTGAAGGTTGAAATAGACAAGCGCAGGGATATGAACGGACGCTTCATTCTGACCGGGTCGCAGAAATTCAGCCTGATGCAGGGAGTATCGGAATCTCTGGCGGGACGTTGCGGCGTGCTTGAGCTAGAAGGCCTTACGGTTCAGGAACTTGGGCCCGTGTTTTCCCGCATGGAAGAGGGCGAGGGGATGGCCGGGATTCTCGCTCGCGGGTTTATGCCGCAGCTCTGGAAGGATCCGGCGATGAAGCCCGCGGACTATTTCGCCAGCTATCAGGCGACTTATCTTGAGCGCGATGTGCGCCAGCTTTTAAATGTTTCGTCGTTGCGGGACTTTGACCGCTTCATGCGCGCCCTGGCTCTTCGCAGCGGACAATTGCTTAACAAGTCGGAAATTGCCAAGGAGACGGGAATAAACAGCAAAACCGCCGACAAGTGGCTGAACGTGCTTGTGGCTTCTAACCAGGTTACGCTGCTTGAACCTTGGTTTGCGAATCCGGGGAAGCGTCTTGCGAAGACGCCCAAACTTTTTTTCAATGATGTCGGGTTGCTGTGTTTCCTTCTGGGGCTTAAAGGACAGGCGGTGACCGAAAGCTACCTGATTGGAGCGATATGGGAGACTTTTGTTTTTGGCGAACTGCGGAAATACCTGTCTCTGGCGGCTCCGGAAGCGACCATATGGCACTATCGGGACCAGTCACGCGAAACCGATTTCATTATTGAGAAGGACGGTCGTCTCACTCTGGCGGAAGCGAAATGGAAGGAACTTCCGACGCCGCGTGACTTTGCTCAAGCCCTCAAGGTTCATGAGCTGCTCGGACCGCGGGCAAGATGGCCTGTTATGGTGCTGTGCCGCACCCGTCAGAGCTTTCCGGTTGCGGAAAAACTGCTTGCCGTAAACGCGTTCAGATTTCGGGAACATCTGGCATGAAGTCATGTTTCCGATTCTCTGTCCCGAGGGGTCTTAGAAGCGGATTCATATTAAGCGGGTGCTTTGTAAAAGCAATGTTTTGCGGCACCGGATTACGGGCTGCAGGGGTTGGCGGGACATGTTCGGTACTTGTTAAGCGGCGAGGCTGTTCCCCCGTCTTCAATATGGTTGTTACGGAAAACGACATCGTGGGGGAAGACCGGCAGGGAACAAGGAGGCATGGTTCAGGAATCCTCTGGATTTCTTTACTCCTTGCCGTATAGTAAAGAACATGCTATCTTTACTGTTATCAGCTTTGTAAAGAGGTGCGGAATGCCGAAAGTCAGCAGCAAAAGACAAATCACGCTCCCGGCCAGCCAGTGCGATCAGCTTGGCATTAAGCCCGGCGATTATATTGAAACCTTTGTTGCTGACGGCCGCTTAACCATCGTCAGGAAGGTGGAAGGGGCCGCCCAGGGACTGTTGCGGTACGTTAAGGGCGATCCTTCAGTAACGGATCAGGAATCCCTGGAAGACGCACTGGATCCATGATTGCGGTCGACACCAACGTGCCGTTGCGTTATCCGCTGAATGACGATGCGGCGCAGGCCGATACAGCGGCCAGTCTGATCAAGGGCGGCGATGCGGTTCTGATAACCGACGTGGTGCTGGCAGAAACCCTCTGGACGTTAAGCGGGAAGAAGTACCGGCTTACAAGGATCAATTGGCCGGAGCGGTCCATGCGTTGTTTGAGGAGCCGAATGTGCGCTTTGAAGACGGGGCGGCCGCGTGGATGGCTTTAAATGACTATCTGGAATCTGACGGGGCTGATTTTGCCGATGCTCTGATCATAAACAAGGCCCGGGCGGTAGCCAAAGCGCAGGGCGGACCATTTTCCTGTTCCTACACATTTGATAAAGCCGCCCGGAAGTTACAAGGGGCCAGGATGCCATAGAACTCCGATCTTGATGCGCCAGAATCCTTGAATAAAAGGAGCAAGGACAAAAAGTTGAGCGACTGCCCGACATTTCTTTCCGTTTCGCAAGGCAGTGCGGGACCTGAAATTATGCTTTTTGCGGTTTTCTCAGTAAATTTTTACCCCACATTCAGAGAGGATGACGAAAAATCCGGACCAGGATACGAAACGCTGGGGTCCGGTTCCAACGTAACGGAGTATCTCGATGTCAAAACATTTTAAGATCTTTCTGGTTTTCGCTGCGTGTCTTCTCTTTGCCTCGGTCGGGGCGCAGGCCCTCACTCTCACGCAGGCGAAGATAATGGCCCTTGAGAAAAACCATGACGTAAGGGTATGGATGCTCGGCGTCGACGCCGCACGCGGGGAGTACAAGAGCAAACGGGGAGTCTATGACCCCGAGATAAGTTTCATGGCCTCCTACGCCGACACAAAAACCCCCGTTCTCAGCGCCTTCATAGAGGACGGAATAGTAAACGCCGAGGTTTTCTCCTTCGGAAGCGAACTCTCGGGGAAGCTGCCCACCGGAACCTTCTACAAGCTCTACGATCTTGAAGTATCGCGGATCGAGACCGATTCTCCGCTTGAGAGCCTGAGCCCTTCGTGGGCCGCGAGCCTAGGTTTCAGCGTGGGGCAGGAACTGCTCCGCGGCTTCGATATAGCCTCCAACAGGGTATCCGTGGTGCTCTCGAGAAAGAACAGGGACATATCCGTTTACGAATTCGAACTCATGGTGGCGAAGACTCTTTTCGATCTTGAGAGAAGCTACTGGGGAGTCGTGGCCGCGGCCCACGACCGCGACCTTGAGAAAAAAGCCTACGATCTTGCCTTGGACCTTGAGAGAAGAACCCGAATAAAAGTGGAGGTCGGGGTTCTGCCCAGGGTCGCCCTCACCCAAGCGCGCTCTGAAAGCGCCGCCAGGAAGGTGAGGATGATAAACTCCGAGAACGCCTACGAGGCGTCTATGGATGCGCTTAAAAACCTGCTCGTTATCCCCTTGGAGGAAAGCGTTGAGCTGCTCGAGGTAACCGATTCCATGCCTACCGCTTACGAACCGCCCTCGGAGGCCGTGGCCGTGGTGCAGGCGTTTGAGAACCGCCCCGAGATGCGCCGGGCGGAGCGGGAGATGGAGAAGGCACAGGCGCTTAAGACCTTCTACTCCCGCCAGAGACTGCCGCGTCTCACGGTCGAGGGCCGTCTCGAGTACCTGGGCCTTGGGGGCTCCGAGAATCCCGACAGGCTAGTTTTCGGAGAGTCTGGCGGGGTGCCCCGGCGCTTTGCCGATTCTTCGCATGCCTACGACAGCATCGTCGACCGCGATTTTCCGAGCTGGAGCGTTACGGGGAAGTTAAGTTTTCCAATTTTCGGTAGAAAGGCCGGGGGAAACTACGCGAAAGCCCGCGCCGACTATGACCGAAGCGTTATAAGCTACCAGAAACAGAAAGATACAGTGCGCCTCGACGTTAGGAACGCCATAAGGGAGATCGCAAGCAGCCAGAGGAGAATGGAAGCCGCCCTGCT is a window encoding:
- a CDS encoding AbrB/MazE/SpoVT family DNA-binding domain-containing protein, with translation MVQESSGFLYSLPYSKEHAIFTVISFVKRCGMPKVSSKRQITLPASQCDQLGIKPGDYIETFVADGRLTIVRKVEGAAQGLLRYVKGDPSVTDQESLEDALDP
- a CDS encoding TolC family protein, whose amino-acid sequence is MSKHFKIFLVFAACLLFASVGAQALTLTQAKIMALEKNHDVRVWMLGVDAARGEYKSKRGVYDPEISFMASYADTKTPVLSAFIEDGIVNAEVFSFGSELSGKLPTGTFYKLYDLEVSRIETDSPLESLSPSWAASLGFSVGQELLRGFDIASNRVSVVLSRKNRDISVYEFELMVAKTLFDLERSYWGVVAAAHDRDLEKKAYDLALDLERRTRIKVEVGVLPRVALTQARSESAARKVRMINSENAYEASMDALKNLLVIPLEESVELLEVTDSMPTAYEPPSEAVAVVQAFENRPEMRRAEREMEKAQALKTFYSRQRLPRLTVEGRLEYLGLGGSENPDRLVFGESGGVPRRFADSSHAYDSIVDRDFPSWSVTGKLSFPIFGRKAGGNYAKARADYDRSVISYQKQKDTVRLDVRNAIREIASSQRRMEAALLSTNLAKEVLGNEEEKFKAGLSTTRELLEAQRDLIGAESSYISAFASHRVALADLERARGTMIESNSFLIENHSDIGPYLEVD